One Aciduliprofundum boonei T469 genomic region harbors:
- a CDS encoding lipoate protein ligase C-terminal domain-containing protein — protein MQQKSGFTEGRVDFKAGKLIRIRAKFRDDKIEDIRITGDFYIYPEDSIELLEEKLKGARIGDVDKIINYVLEGAEYIGIDSKSLSMAVREAWTNRK, from the coding sequence ATGCAACAAAAGAGTGGCTTTACAGAAGGTAGGGTGGATTTCAAAGCAGGCAAGCTCATAAGGATTAGAGCCAAGTTCAGAGATGATAAGATAGAAGATATAAGAATAACTGGAGATTTTTACATATATCCAGAAGATTCGATAGAGCTCTTGGAAGAGAAATTGAAAGGTGCTAGAATTGGAGATGTTGATAAGATAATAAATTATGTTTTAGAGGGGGCAGAGTACATAGGTATAGATTCTAAATCTCTAAGCATGGCGGTGAGAGAAGCATGGACGAACAGAAAATAG
- a CDS encoding RsmB/NOP family class I SAM-dependent RNA methyltransferase has product MDEQKIEYFMQYSEIIPNFDAFMESLDKPQPYWMRVNTLKIREEELIERLENKGFKLEKYKNLNAYRIIDMPVKHPGATIEHSLGYYYIQDLSSMAPVLALNPQRGEKILDMAAAPGSKTTMLAELMREGTIVANDINFNRLKSLGGNLERLGITNVLITKKDAKKGNFGIKFNKILLDAPCSGEGTVRKNPWGFRVVGDREHKMLARNQKIMLKNASRHVNNGGIIVYSTCTFNPWENEGVVKYGIETLSLEPVYFDIPIPHFKGVEEWGGEKYEYGEYYKRIYPHLEDTGGMFIAVLKK; this is encoded by the coding sequence ATGGACGAACAGAAAATAGAGTATTTTATGCAGTACAGCGAGATTATTCCGAATTTTGATGCATTTATGGAGAGTTTAGATAAACCGCAACCATACTGGATGCGGGTTAATACTCTAAAAATTAGGGAGGAAGAGTTAATTGAGAGATTAGAGAATAAGGGATTCAAACTTGAAAAATACAAAAATTTGAATGCTTACAGAATAATAGATATGCCTGTAAAGCATCCTGGGGCTACGATAGAACACTCTCTTGGCTATTATTATATCCAGGACCTATCTTCAATGGCCCCCGTTCTTGCACTAAATCCACAAAGAGGAGAGAAGATATTAGATATGGCAGCGGCACCTGGAAGCAAAACCACGATGCTCGCAGAGCTTATGAGAGAAGGAACTATAGTGGCAAATGATATTAATTTTAACAGATTAAAATCCTTGGGGGGAAATTTAGAGAGATTAGGGATTACAAATGTGCTCATAACAAAGAAAGATGCAAAAAAGGGAAATTTCGGGATAAAATTTAATAAGATACTTCTGGATGCACCCTGCTCAGGAGAGGGGACTGTGAGAAAGAATCCTTGGGGATTTAGAGTTGTGGGAGATAGAGAGCATAAAATGCTTGCAAGAAACCAAAAAATAATGCTCAAAAATGCGAGCAGGCATGTCAATAATGGTGGTATCATAGTTTACTCAACTTGCACTTTCAATCCATGGGAAAATGAAGGTGTGGTGAAGTATGGAATTGAGACCTTGAGTCTTGAACCAGTTTACTTTGATATTCCAATTCCGCATTTTAAAGGTGTGGAAGAGTGGGGGGGAGAAAAGTACGAGTATGGAGAATATTACAAGAGAATCTACCCACATTTAGAAGATACGGGGGGTATGTTCATTGCAGTTCTTAAAAAATAA
- the thiI gene encoding tRNA uracil 4-sulfurtransferase ThiI: MIIVRYGEIGLKGKNRRKFEELLAKNIEVKLKRYGYASHTKILRGRIFVYASPQAVPLIAKCPGVVSVSPAKEVKYEDIFEYLSKELAIYEPESFRVYTKRVDKNYPKTSKEINEEIGAFIVREFGWKVDLEKPELVIGIEIIDGKFYVYLETYKGVGGLPVGSAGKLIMLISSGIDSPVAAYLMMKRGAKIIALHMKHSDSGVEKVKKILEVLEQYSPRKIELVVKNHYEELSKISDKLREMHRERWTCVFCKYTMLKIADRIANKYGALGIVTGDSLGQVASQTLENMYIESQATSYPIYRPLIGMDKNEIEGIAKNIGTYNVFLEGGEEKCPFKAKYVVVQGNYEEFEKIRKRLGI, translated from the coding sequence ATGATAATTGTAAGGTACGGGGAAATAGGGCTCAAAGGCAAGAATCGCAGAAAATTTGAAGAGTTGCTGGCGAAGAATATAGAGGTAAAGTTGAAGAGGTACGGTTACGCATCACACACTAAAATTTTGAGAGGAAGGATATTTGTTTATGCATCTCCGCAGGCAGTACCTCTCATTGCCAAGTGCCCTGGTGTGGTTTCTGTCTCTCCTGCAAAGGAGGTGAAGTATGAGGATATCTTCGAGTATTTGAGTAAAGAGCTGGCCATATATGAACCAGAGAGTTTTAGAGTTTATACTAAAAGAGTTGATAAGAACTATCCCAAAACATCTAAAGAGATAAATGAGGAGATTGGAGCGTTTATCGTGAGAGAGTTCGGATGGAAAGTTGATTTGGAAAAGCCCGAGCTTGTCATAGGTATTGAAATCATAGATGGGAAGTTCTATGTTTACCTTGAAACATATAAAGGCGTGGGAGGTCTACCCGTGGGCTCTGCAGGAAAATTAATAATGCTCATCTCTTCAGGCATAGATTCTCCTGTGGCTGCGTATCTTATGATGAAGAGGGGTGCGAAGATAATTGCTTTGCATATGAAACACAGCGATTCTGGTGTGGAAAAGGTAAAGAAAATATTAGAAGTTTTAGAGCAGTACTCTCCAAGGAAAATTGAGCTTGTTGTTAAGAATCATTACGAAGAGCTAAGCAAGATTTCCGATAAATTGAGAGAGATGCATAGAGAGCGGTGGACCTGCGTCTTTTGCAAATACACTATGCTCAAAATTGCAGACAGGATTGCAAATAAATATGGGGCATTGGGTATAGTTACAGGAGACTCTCTGGGGCAAGTGGCCTCACAAACTTTAGAAAATATGTACATTGAGAGTCAGGCTACAAGTTATCCTATTTACAGGCCGTTAATTGGAATGGACAAAAATGAGATTGAAGGCATAGCTAAGAATATTGGCACTTACAATGTATTTCTCGAGGGGGGAGAGGAAAAATGCCCCTTCAAGGCAAAATATGTTGTGGTGCAGGGAAATTATGAAGAATTTGAGAAAATAAGAAAAAGGCTCGGAATCTAG
- a CDS encoding sodium/proline symporter, giving the protein MSWGILVGFIIYLFILAFIGWWSNKYTKNESQYYIGGRHVHILAASLSDKASDFSGWLMLGYPGSAFKAGVGAIWAAIGCLGGTLLNWTMMAVRLRIYAGKLKAITIPDFLEARVKDHTKLIRFISGLIILVFMTAYVAAQFAAGGKTFAEAFSVSYEWGAVITFVILVAYVVVGGFFAVVWTDVFQALLMLTVLIVVPFLIVGEVGGFANAINLIGQADPTKLSPFGGAVGLAAVVFAIGYASWVVGYIGQPHIQTRFMAAKHPKELRRPGIFISIIWTILVLWGAFFGGFLGIALVQKGSLTVSDPEQIIPALIVHFTPPLVAGILISGIISAVMSTADSQLLVAASAVGRDYIHKIFNYEPTQKQMVNIGRLVVFILGLIALWFALRPNPLVYGMVATAWGGLGVGFGPPLILSLWWKRITKEGIIVGMLYGLISEVYMESTIGWAFTSGPLKGVPIFFVNFFITLFVIIIVSLVTKPPEDVVKRHLSLYKKVAVENTAEKTVAETRAKSQVEHVAEHVLLNALIP; this is encoded by the coding sequence ATGAGCTGGGGAATACTGGTTGGCTTTATTATATACTTGTTCATCCTGGCCTTTATCGGCTGGTGGTCAAACAAGTATACAAAGAACGAGAGCCAGTACTACATTGGAGGAAGACATGTTCATATCTTAGCAGCATCTCTGAGCGATAAAGCAAGTGATTTCTCAGGTTGGCTTATGCTGGGTTATCCAGGTAGTGCTTTCAAAGCTGGTGTTGGTGCAATTTGGGCCGCCATAGGATGTCTAGGTGGTACCCTGCTCAACTGGACAATGATGGCTGTCAGATTGAGAATATATGCAGGAAAGCTCAAGGCAATAACTATACCTGATTTCTTAGAGGCCAGAGTTAAAGACCATACAAAGCTAATACGCTTTATCTCGGGTCTTATAATTTTGGTATTCATGACCGCCTATGTGGCAGCCCAGTTTGCAGCAGGAGGTAAGACCTTTGCAGAGGCATTCAGTGTTAGTTATGAATGGGGCGCAGTTATAACATTTGTAATTCTGGTGGCCTATGTGGTCGTTGGCGGATTCTTCGCAGTGGTATGGACCGATGTCTTTCAGGCACTGCTTATGCTCACAGTGCTTATAGTTGTTCCATTCTTGATTGTAGGCGAAGTTGGGGGATTTGCTAATGCAATAAATCTTATCGGGCAGGCAGATCCCACAAAGCTATCTCCGTTTGGAGGTGCAGTTGGTTTAGCTGCGGTGGTATTTGCCATAGGTTATGCATCTTGGGTTGTAGGTTACATAGGACAGCCTCACATCCAGACCAGGTTCATGGCTGCCAAGCACCCTAAAGAACTCAGAAGACCTGGAATTTTCATAAGTATAATATGGACTATATTGGTTCTGTGGGGTGCATTCTTTGGTGGCTTCTTGGGAATTGCCCTAGTTCAAAAAGGCTCTCTAACCGTGAGCGATCCAGAGCAAATAATACCTGCATTGATTGTGCACTTCACACCACCACTAGTTGCTGGTATACTTATCTCTGGTATAATATCTGCAGTGATGAGTACCGCTGATTCACAGCTTCTTGTGGCAGCATCCGCTGTTGGTAGAGATTACATACACAAGATATTCAATTATGAACCCACTCAGAAGCAGATGGTTAATATAGGGAGACTGGTAGTTTTCATCTTAGGCCTCATAGCACTATGGTTTGCACTTAGACCCAATCCACTTGTGTACGGAATGGTTGCAACTGCCTGGGGTGGATTAGGTGTTGGCTTTGGACCGCCATTAATACTATCACTATGGTGGAAGAGGATAACAAAGGAAGGAATAATAGTTGGTATGCTCTATGGACTTATATCTGAGGTTTATATGGAGAGCACTATTGGCTGGGCATTTACTAGTGGGCCATTGAAGGGAGTTCCAATATTCTTTGTAAACTTCTTTATAACTCTGTTTGTGATAATCATAGTGAGCTTGGTAACAAAGCCACCAGAGGATGTTGTGAAGAGACATCTAAGCCTTTACAAGAAAGTAGCTGTGGAGAATACTGCAGAGAAGACCGTTGCGGAGACAAGAGCAAAGAGCCAGGTTGAGCATGTGGCAGAGCATGTGCTTCTCAATGCTCTAATTCCTTGA
- a CDS encoding aldehyde ferredoxin oxidoreductase family protein codes for MYGWSGKGLIIDLDEKSAKEFEIDKDILRDYIGGRGLGVKLYYDIIEPTIHPFDDENTLVFTVGPLTGVAPMSGRHSVVSKSPLTGTILDSNSGGFWGKELHYAGYDALIVKGKAEEPIYIRINDDEVEFESAKDLWGLDVKDTTNRLKGYGSVATIGPAGEKGVLYAGIMNDYTHTAGRGGLGAIMGKKNLKAIVVKGSKKPKVADVEKYKEAMMDMVKLLEASPPVNKGLRVFGTAMLYDIVNYLDVMPTNNFNDVHFEGGNLSGDYILKNYNVESHGCWGCPINCKKRDKDRNIELPEYETIWAFGPNIENGDYERVVQANLKCNNLGMDTITAGATIALYRELTGKDVLDEIEKIPEDEELSKGSRILARKYKAEEKSTDIKGLELPGYDPRGLYGQALSYATSNRGGCHLRAYMVAPEIIGKPKLIHRLSPEGKAGLVVIFQNLNAAIDSLILCKFTGFAMTEVEYSKLLSSVTGVHYKSEDILRVGERIYNLERLFNVKNGIDGKYDTLPPKIFEGKNAMDRKIFEEMLQEYYEFREWVNGVPKKEKLRKLGIIS; via the coding sequence ATGTATGGATGGAGCGGAAAAGGTCTGATAATTGATTTAGATGAGAAATCTGCAAAAGAATTTGAAATTGACAAGGATATTTTGAGGGATTATATAGGTGGTAGGGGGTTAGGAGTAAAGCTCTATTACGACATAATTGAACCCACGATTCATCCCTTTGACGATGAGAATACCTTAGTTTTCACTGTGGGTCCATTAACTGGCGTAGCCCCAATGTCTGGCAGGCATAGTGTTGTATCAAAATCTCCGCTTACAGGAACCATTTTAGATTCTAACTCAGGAGGTTTTTGGGGGAAAGAGTTGCATTACGCTGGATACGATGCACTTATTGTAAAAGGAAAGGCTGAAGAGCCCATTTACATAAGGATCAATGATGATGAGGTGGAATTTGAGAGTGCCAAAGATCTATGGGGTTTGGATGTAAAAGATACCACGAATAGATTGAAAGGGTATGGAAGTGTCGCCACAATAGGACCGGCAGGAGAGAAGGGTGTGTTATACGCGGGTATAATGAATGACTACACTCATACTGCCGGAAGAGGTGGGTTAGGAGCAATAATGGGAAAGAAGAATCTAAAGGCAATCGTTGTTAAGGGTTCAAAAAAACCAAAGGTTGCAGATGTGGAGAAGTACAAAGAGGCAATGATGGATATGGTGAAACTACTCGAAGCATCCCCTCCAGTAAACAAAGGCCTTCGCGTATTTGGCACTGCGATGCTCTACGATATCGTAAATTATCTTGATGTTATGCCTACAAACAATTTTAATGATGTGCATTTTGAGGGAGGAAATCTATCCGGTGATTACATTTTGAAAAATTACAATGTAGAGAGTCATGGATGCTGGGGTTGCCCCATCAACTGCAAGAAGAGAGATAAAGATAGGAACATAGAGTTGCCCGAATACGAGACAATATGGGCATTTGGACCGAATATTGAAAATGGAGATTATGAAAGGGTTGTGCAGGCAAATTTAAAATGCAATAATCTTGGGATGGATACAATAACTGCAGGTGCAACTATAGCACTATATAGAGAGCTCACAGGCAAGGATGTGCTTGATGAAATTGAAAAGATACCTGAGGATGAAGAATTATCTAAGGGTTCAAGAATTCTCGCTAGAAAATATAAGGCGGAGGAGAAGAGCACAGATATTAAAGGATTAGAGCTACCTGGCTATGACCCCCGTGGTCTATACGGGCAGGCATTGAGCTACGCCACAAGCAATCGCGGTGGCTGTCATCTCCGTGCCTACATGGTAGCTCCCGAAATAATTGGAAAGCCAAAATTAATACACAGATTGAGTCCGGAGGGGAAAGCAGGTCTCGTTGTAATTTTCCAAAATTTAAATGCTGCTATAGATTCTCTAATTCTCTGCAAATTTACGGGCTTTGCAATGACGGAAGTTGAGTACTCAAAGTTGCTATCCTCCGTAACTGGAGTACATTACAAGAGCGAGGATATTCTTCGTGTTGGAGAAAGAATATACAATTTAGAGAGATTATTCAATGTGAAAAATGGAATTGATGGAAAGTACGATACCCTACCACCAAAAATATTTGAGGGAAAGAACGCTATGGATAGAAAAATATTTGAAGAGATGCTTCAAGAGTACTATGAGTTTAGAGAATGGGTTAACGGAGTGCCAAAGAAAGAAAAACTGCGCAAATTGGGTATCATATCCTGA
- a CDS encoding DHH family phosphoesterase, whose product MESFLKRAKEIARKIEEADKIVIVSHIDADGITSGSIAARALQRLNKDFRIDFVKQLDERKIEELKDENPDLVWFTDLGSGMVHLMYGLDAVITDHHVPSSLNVIVPKKARKNLTSFFEELSKSDVLQLNPHIFNRNGAVDISGAGTTYLVARELDRRNVDLSPLAIVGAIGDMQDTENLRLTGTNRVILKEAKEHNYVDFFLDARFFGRETKPVYKMLQFSTDPLLPTLTGDEKRCIAFLKELGIPLKRDRWRRWIDLTKEEKKLILSELVKLILRMGYGYEMAKRLIGEVYILKNEERGTPLRDAKEFATLLNACGRYNKAFIGYQVCLGDRDEYYKKALNMLNHHRRNLVDGVNFVKEIGIVKREFLQYFHAGENINENIVGIVASMILTEEGNRELPIIAFANSEDGNIKVSARAPRALVDKGLNLSIIMREASAEVGGYGGGHNIAAGASIPKGKEDEFLDIVENMIKKQLE is encoded by the coding sequence GTGGAATCTTTTTTAAAGAGGGCTAAGGAGATTGCGAGGAAGATTGAAGAAGCAGATAAGATAGTTATTGTAAGCCACATAGATGCAGATGGCATAACTTCTGGTAGCATAGCAGCGAGAGCTTTGCAAAGATTAAACAAGGATTTTCGCATAGATTTTGTAAAGCAGCTTGATGAGAGAAAAATTGAAGAGTTGAAGGATGAGAACCCGGATTTAGTATGGTTTACAGACCTTGGAAGTGGTATGGTTCATCTAATGTATGGACTAGATGCGGTTATAACCGACCATCATGTGCCCAGTAGTTTGAATGTAATTGTGCCAAAGAAAGCAAGAAAAAATCTAACTTCATTTTTTGAAGAATTATCAAAGAGCGATGTCTTGCAGCTCAATCCTCACATATTTAATAGAAATGGAGCTGTGGATATAAGTGGGGCAGGAACAACATACTTGGTTGCAAGGGAATTGGATAGGAGAAATGTGGATTTGAGTCCCCTCGCAATTGTTGGAGCCATTGGGGACATGCAAGATACTGAAAATTTAAGGCTCACAGGCACAAATAGGGTGATTTTGAAAGAGGCAAAAGAGCACAATTATGTGGATTTCTTCTTAGATGCAAGGTTCTTTGGAAGAGAAACCAAGCCCGTTTACAAGATGTTACAGTTCTCTACAGACCCTCTACTTCCCACCCTAACAGGTGATGAAAAGAGATGCATAGCATTTCTGAAGGAGCTGGGAATACCCTTAAAGAGGGATAGATGGAGAAGATGGATCGATTTGACAAAAGAGGAAAAAAAATTGATACTTTCAGAGCTTGTTAAACTCATTTTGAGAATGGGCTACGGTTATGAGATGGCTAAAAGATTAATAGGAGAGGTTTATATTTTGAAGAATGAAGAAAGGGGTACTCCATTGAGGGATGCAAAAGAATTTGCCACATTGCTGAATGCTTGTGGCAGATACAACAAAGCATTTATTGGCTATCAAGTATGCCTAGGAGATAGAGATGAGTACTACAAAAAGGCATTAAATATGCTAAATCATCATAGAAGAAACTTGGTTGATGGTGTGAATTTTGTTAAGGAGATAGGAATAGTTAAAAGAGAGTTTTTGCAATACTTCCATGCAGGCGAAAATATCAACGAGAACATAGTTGGCATAGTAGCTTCAATGATACTCACAGAGGAGGGAAATAGGGAATTGCCCATAATCGCCTTCGCGAACAGCGAGGATGGGAATATAAAGGTATCCGCTAGGGCTCCAAGAGCGCTTGTGGATAAGGGGTTGAATCTATCAATAATAATGCGTGAAGCTTCCGCAGAAGTTGGTGGCTATGGAGGAGGACATAATATTGCAGCAGGTGCTTCCATACCTAAGGGCAAAGAGGATGAGTTCTTGGATATCGTGGAAAATATGATAAAAAAGCAACTTGAATGA
- a CDS encoding translation initiation factor IF-2 subunit beta, producing the protein MTDMYDYDSLLARVREALPEEIKNRERFEVPKVEVIYEGKNTIIKNFMDIVKRINRDQMHVYKYLMRELGTAGSIQGDRLVLKGRISQSLIQSRIDSYVKTYVICYECGSPDTELRKEGRVEILVCKACGAIRPVHGKVAVKFSMSKLEEGKVYNVEITDLSRDGDGIAKYGDYTIYVPGARKGEQVKVKIVKIKKNVAFGRIVS; encoded by the coding sequence ATGACAGATATGTACGATTACGATTCTTTACTTGCCCGTGTTCGTGAGGCTTTGCCTGAAGAGATTAAGAATAGAGAGAGATTTGAAGTTCCAAAGGTAGAAGTAATTTATGAAGGAAAGAACACAATTATCAAGAATTTTATGGATATTGTTAAGAGGATAAACAGGGACCAAATGCATGTCTATAAATATCTTATGAGAGAACTTGGAACCGCTGGAAGTATTCAGGGAGATAGGCTGGTTTTAAAAGGGCGTATTTCACAATCTCTCATTCAAAGCAGAATTGATAGTTATGTAAAGACCTATGTAATATGCTATGAATGCGGCTCTCCCGATACAGAGCTTAGAAAGGAGGGAAGGGTTGAGATCCTAGTGTGCAAGGCTTGCGGTGCAATAAGGCCTGTGCATGGAAAGGTGGCTGTGAAATTCAGCATGTCCAAGCTTGAAGAGGGAAAGGTTTACAATGTAGAAATCACTGATTTGAGTAGAGATGGAGATGGCATAGCAAAATATGGTGATTATACTATTTATGTTCCTGGTGCAAGAAAGGGAGAGCAGGTAAAAGTAAAAATTGTTAAAATAAAGAAAAATGTGGCGTTTGGGAGGATAGTCAGCTGA
- a CDS encoding PIN domain-containing protein, whose product MNVVLDANALMMPFEYRLNLDLEIKRVLGNVNILVPSCILGELERLSRKRWEAKAALQLAKKYEMIEVEKLGDNGVLEAAKKLNAYVVTNDRAFARILKKEGIKVISMKQNHLVIEND is encoded by the coding sequence ATGAATGTTGTGCTAGATGCAAATGCTCTTATGATGCCATTTGAGTATCGCTTGAATTTAGATTTAGAAATAAAGAGGGTATTAGGCAATGTAAATATTTTGGTACCATCTTGCATACTTGGAGAATTAGAAAGATTATCGAGGAAGAGATGGGAGGCAAAGGCAGCTTTACAACTTGCAAAGAAGTATGAGATGATAGAAGTGGAAAAACTCGGAGATAATGGAGTTTTGGAAGCTGCAAAAAAGCTAAATGCTTATGTGGTAACGAACGATAGAGCCTTTGCAAGGATTTTAAAAAAAGAAGGAATAAAGGTTATATCTATGAAACAAAATCATTTGGTGATTGAAAATGATTGA
- a CDS encoding DUF120 domain-containing protein, whose translation MIDPKIVSALKQIALYGGNRDFVEISTSNFGKDLGISQQSASRRIRDLESNGFVDIRRFGKKIWVKITKKGMDLLKKEAMDYRRIFEIAEKIEITGEVISGLGEGKYYIMKDGYFNQIKEKLFFEPYPGTLNVRVYARDIEKVEMLHNLPGILIKGFVSEGRTFGNVKAFLCTINGKDAAVIMPERSHYTDVVEIIADKSLRKELNLEDGSIVDIVIFP comes from the coding sequence ATGATTGACCCAAAAATAGTAAGTGCGCTTAAGCAAATTGCATTATACGGAGGAAATAGAGATTTTGTAGAAATTTCTACATCAAATTTCGGTAAGGACTTGGGAATAAGTCAGCAGAGTGCTTCCAGAAGAATTAGAGACTTGGAAAGCAATGGATTTGTAGATATAAGAAGATTTGGAAAGAAAATATGGGTAAAGATCACAAAAAAAGGTATGGATTTATTAAAGAAAGAGGCCATGGATTACAGAAGGATTTTTGAGATTGCAGAGAAGATCGAAATAACTGGAGAGGTTATAAGTGGTTTGGGCGAGGGAAAGTATTACATAATGAAGGATGGATATTTCAACCAGATAAAAGAAAAACTATTTTTTGAGCCGTATCCAGGAACTTTGAATGTAAGAGTTTATGCAAGAGACATTGAGAAAGTAGAGATGTTGCACAATCTTCCAGGAATATTGATAAAAGGATTTGTGTCTGAGGGAAGAACATTTGGTAATGTAAAGGCATTTCTTTGCACGATAAACGGTAAAGATGCGGCAGTGATAATGCCTGAAAGAAGTCACTATACAGATGTTGTTGAAATAATTGCAGATAAAAGTTTGAGAAAGGAGTTGAATTTAGAGGATGGCTCCATAGTGGATATCGTTATTTTTCCTTAA
- the pyrI gene encoding aspartate carbamoyltransferase regulatory subunit produces MEEQTLKVQKIRNGIVIDHIPCGMALKVLKILNINGDIGSTVSLVMHVKSRMGCKDVVKIEDRFLDEREIDKIALIAPTATVNVIENYKVVNKHKVELPDEIVGIVKCMNPRCITNQREPVVSEFKVISKNPVILKCKYCEREMGVEDIIENIL; encoded by the coding sequence ATGGAAGAGCAAACACTTAAAGTTCAAAAAATAAGGAATGGAATAGTCATAGACCATATTCCGTGTGGCATGGCCCTGAAAGTTTTAAAGATTTTAAATATAAACGGAGATATTGGCTCTACAGTGAGCTTGGTGATGCATGTGAAGAGTAGAATGGGATGCAAGGATGTTGTTAAAATAGAAGATAGATTTTTAGATGAAAGGGAAATTGATAAAATTGCGTTAATTGCACCAACTGCAACTGTTAATGTTATCGAGAATTATAAAGTGGTCAATAAGCATAAGGTTGAATTGCCAGATGAGATAGTTGGAATTGTTAAATGTATGAACCCAAGATGCATAACAAATCAAAGAGAGCCTGTTGTATCAGAGTTCAAAGTTATATCAAAGAATCCCGTTATACTTAAATGCAAGTACTGTGAGAGAGAGATGGGCGTTGAAGACATCATCGAAAACATACTTTAA
- the pyrB gene encoding aspartate carbamoyltransferase translates to MFKGRDIVSIKELSKEEMDIIFEVAREMLPIARGERKSDLLDGKILATLFFEPSTRTRLSFESAMHRLGGSVIGFSNPSATSISKGETLADTVRVMDSYSDVIVIRHPYEGSARLAAEFASNPVINAGDGAGQHPTQTLLDLFTIHQEFGEIEGLNVALIGDLKYGRTVHSLAYALSYLGANIYLVSPELLRMPSHIIRELKEKPVETDKIEDVIEDADVLYVTRIQKERFPDPTEYKKVAGSYRITSELLNKAKEKAIVMHPLPRVDEIEPEVDYTKHARYFQQAFNGVPVRMALLALVLGVV, encoded by the coding sequence ATGTTCAAAGGCAGGGATATTGTCTCAATAAAAGAGCTCTCCAAGGAAGAAATGGATATAATTTTTGAAGTGGCAAGGGAAATGCTCCCCATCGCGAGGGGAGAGAGAAAAAGTGACCTTTTGGATGGAAAAATCTTAGCCACACTATTCTTTGAACCATCTACAAGAACTAGATTATCTTTTGAATCTGCAATGCATCGCTTAGGTGGTTCTGTAATAGGATTTAGTAATCCTTCTGCCACATCCATTTCCAAGGGGGAGACCTTAGCAGATACAGTAAGAGTTATGGATTCATACAGCGATGTGATAGTGATAAGGCATCCATACGAGGGTTCGGCAAGATTGGCAGCCGAATTTGCGAGCAATCCAGTTATAAATGCAGGAGATGGTGCAGGTCAGCATCCTACGCAGACCCTCCTTGATTTATTCACCATCCATCAGGAATTTGGAGAGATCGAGGGGTTAAATGTGGCTTTAATAGGAGATTTGAAGTATGGCCGTACTGTACACTCCTTGGCTTATGCATTGAGTTATCTTGGTGCAAATATATACCTCGTATCTCCAGAGCTTTTAAGAATGCCTTCTCACATCATAAGAGAGCTGAAGGAAAAACCTGTGGAGACGGATAAAATAGAAGATGTTATAGAAGATGCGGATGTTCTTTATGTAACCCGCATACAAAAAGAGAGATTTCCAGATCCTACAGAATATAAAAAAGTGGCTGGCTCTTACAGAATAACTTCTGAATTGCTGAATAAAGCTAAAGAGAAAGCAATAGTTATGCATCCATTACCGAGGGTAGATGAAATCGAGCCGGAGGTGGATTATACCAAGCATGCAAGGTATTTTCAGCAGGCCTTTAATGGAGTGCCTGTTAGGATGGCATTACTGGCACTTGTCCTGGGGGTAGTATAA